The following are encoded together in the Nocardioides sp. Arc9.136 genome:
- a CDS encoding nitrite/sulfite reductase, with protein sequence MTETPARPAPKPRPKRGEGQWALGYREPLNKNEQSKKDDNPLNVRGRILSIYSKRGFDSIDPADLRGRFRWMGLYTQRAPGFDGGKTATVPEEELDDRYFMLRVRSDGRLLSPAAVRALGTIGQDFARDTADVTDRANIQYHWIRIEDVPAIWDRLDEAGLSSLEACGDSPRPFLGSPVAGVATDEIIDGTSALEEIFERYIGNPDFSNLPRKFKTAVTGHPSHDVSPETNDVSFVGTVHPEHGPGFDLWVGGGLSTNPMLAQKLGVWIPLADVPDVWEGVASIFRDYGYRRLRSRARLKFLVADWGTEKFREVLETEYLRRELVSNPSPASPVGHRDHIGVHDQKDGKKYVGVAPTAGRVSGTMLAQLADLMDTHAIAGARLTPYQKIVLIGVEPAAVEEVVARLDEIGLSARPSNWRRNTMACTGIEFCKLAIVDTKERARRLVDSLEQRFPDLDTPITVNVNGCPNACARTQVGDIGLKGQLVMHDGEQVEGFQVHLGGATGLEANFGRKLRAHKVTSAGLDDYITAVVTNYLADRTDGETFSAWVHRADEELLRGERQLAASAS encoded by the coding sequence GTGACCGAGACCCCCGCCCGCCCTGCGCCGAAGCCCCGCCCCAAGCGTGGTGAGGGCCAGTGGGCCCTGGGCTACCGGGAGCCGCTCAACAAGAACGAGCAGTCGAAGAAGGACGACAACCCTCTGAACGTGCGGGGGCGGATCCTCTCGATCTACTCCAAGCGCGGGTTCGACTCCATCGATCCCGCCGACCTCCGCGGCCGGTTCCGCTGGATGGGCCTCTACACCCAGCGCGCCCCCGGCTTCGACGGCGGCAAGACCGCCACGGTGCCGGAGGAGGAGCTGGACGACCGCTACTTCATGCTGCGGGTCCGCTCCGACGGCCGGCTGCTCTCCCCCGCGGCGGTCCGCGCGCTCGGCACCATCGGCCAGGACTTCGCCCGGGACACCGCCGACGTCACCGACCGCGCCAACATCCAGTACCACTGGATCCGCATCGAGGACGTCCCGGCGATCTGGGACCGCCTCGACGAGGCCGGCCTCAGCTCGCTCGAGGCCTGCGGCGACTCCCCCCGCCCGTTCCTGGGCTCCCCGGTCGCCGGCGTGGCCACCGACGAGATCATCGACGGGACCTCGGCGCTCGAGGAGATCTTCGAGCGCTACATCGGCAACCCGGACTTCTCGAACCTGCCGCGCAAGTTCAAGACCGCCGTCACCGGCCACCCCTCGCACGACGTGTCGCCGGAGACCAACGACGTCTCCTTCGTCGGCACCGTGCACCCCGAGCACGGGCCCGGGTTCGACCTGTGGGTCGGCGGCGGCCTCTCCACCAACCCCATGCTCGCCCAGAAGCTGGGCGTGTGGATCCCTCTCGCGGACGTCCCGGACGTCTGGGAGGGCGTCGCCTCGATCTTCCGCGACTACGGCTACCGCCGGCTGCGCTCGCGGGCGCGGCTGAAGTTCCTCGTCGCCGACTGGGGCACCGAGAAGTTCCGCGAGGTCCTCGAGACCGAGTACCTCCGGCGCGAGCTGGTCTCCAACCCCTCGCCCGCCTCGCCGGTCGGGCACCGCGACCACATCGGCGTCCACGACCAGAAGGACGGCAAGAAGTACGTCGGCGTCGCGCCGACCGCCGGACGGGTCTCCGGCACGATGCTGGCGCAGCTGGCCGACCTGATGGACACCCACGCCATCGCGGGCGCCCGCCTGACGCCGTACCAGAAGATCGTGCTCATCGGCGTCGAGCCCGCCGCCGTGGAGGAGGTCGTCGCCCGCCTCGACGAGATCGGCCTCTCGGCGCGCCCCTCGAACTGGCGTCGCAACACAATGGCCTGCACCGGCATCGAGTTCTGCAAGCTGGCGATCGTCGACACCAAGGAGCGTGCGCGCCGCCTGGTGGACTCCCTCGAGCAGCGCTTCCCCGACCTCGACACCCCCATCACGGTCAACGTCAACGGCTGCCCCAACGCCTGCGCCCGCACCCAGGTCGGCGACATCGGCCTCAAGGGCCAGCTGGTCATGCACGACGGCGAGCAGGTCGAGGGCTTCCAGGTCCACCTGGGCGGCGCGACCGGGCTGGAGGCCAACTTCGGCCGCAAGCTGCGCGCCCACAAGGTGACCAGCGCCGGGCTCGACGACTACATCACCGCGGTCGTCACCAACTACCTCGCCGACCGCACCGACGGGGAGACCTTCTCCGCCTGGGTGCACCGGGCCGACGAGGAGCTGCTGCGCGGCGAGCGACAGCTGGCGGCGAGCGCGTCATGA
- a CDS encoding sirohydrochlorin chelatase — protein sequence MTAPALVALAHGSRDPRSAATITDLVAEVRSMRPDLRVEQAFLELSKPTFAKVVDKLVRAGHDEIVVVPLLLTEAHHATVDVPRAIAEATERHPGLQVRATDVLGLEPCFLEVLDVRMREALRAARVRELDALVLAAAGTSDALANQSVARLARLWGAHHKLPVTAAFASAAPPAAGEAVRAFRAEGRRHIAVASLFLAPGFLPDRAAELALEAGAVAVSEPLGAHPEVARTILARYAVGAVELVPV from the coding sequence ATGACCGCTCCTGCCCTGGTGGCGCTGGCTCACGGCAGTCGTGACCCGCGCTCCGCCGCCACGATCACCGACCTCGTCGCCGAGGTCCGCTCCATGCGCCCGGACCTCCGCGTCGAGCAGGCGTTCCTCGAGCTGTCCAAGCCGACGTTCGCGAAGGTCGTCGACAAGCTCGTGCGCGCCGGGCACGACGAGATCGTCGTCGTGCCGCTGCTGCTGACCGAGGCCCACCACGCCACCGTCGACGTGCCCCGCGCCATCGCCGAGGCGACCGAGCGGCACCCCGGCCTCCAGGTCCGCGCGACCGACGTCCTCGGCCTCGAGCCGTGCTTCCTCGAGGTCCTCGACGTGCGGATGCGCGAGGCGCTGCGCGCGGCCCGGGTCCGTGAGCTCGACGCGCTCGTGCTGGCCGCGGCCGGCACCTCCGACGCCCTGGCCAACCAGTCCGTCGCCCGTCTGGCGCGGCTGTGGGGCGCCCACCACAAGCTGCCGGTCACGGCCGCCTTCGCCTCGGCCGCTCCCCCGGCCGCCGGCGAGGCCGTCCGCGCGTTCCGCGCCGAGGGCCGTCGCCACATCGCGGTGGCGTCGCTCTTCCTGGCCCCGGGCTTCCTGCCGGACCGGGCAGCCGAGCTCGCCCTCGAGGCGGGCGCCGTCGCCGTCTCCGAGCCGCTCGGCGCGCACCCGGAGGTGGCCCGGACGATCCTCGCCCGGTACGCCGTCGGCGCCGTGGAGCTCGTGCCGGTGTGA
- a CDS encoding phosphoadenylyl-sulfate reductase, producing MTAATTTSARNYRGIETEGRTPEELRELVSHWGAELELAPAEVIIEWAAATFGERFCVTSSMGDAALAHLASKVVPGIDVVFLDTGYHFVETIGTRDAVEATMDVTLLTITPRQTVAEQDAEHGKDLYRTDPDLCCKLRKVQPLADALSGYDAWATGLRRAETHNRVIAPVIGWDAKKSKVKVSPLARWSDEQMERYIAENGVLVNPLVYDGYPSIGCAPCTRRVAPGEDPRSGRWAGTNKTECGIHT from the coding sequence GTGACCGCCGCGACCACGACCTCGGCGCGCAACTACCGCGGCATCGAGACCGAGGGGCGCACGCCCGAGGAGCTGCGCGAGCTCGTCTCCCACTGGGGCGCCGAGCTCGAGCTGGCACCGGCCGAGGTGATCATCGAGTGGGCCGCCGCGACGTTCGGCGAGCGGTTCTGCGTGACCTCCTCGATGGGCGACGCCGCCCTCGCGCACCTCGCCTCGAAGGTCGTCCCCGGCATCGACGTGGTCTTCCTCGACACCGGCTACCACTTCGTCGAGACGATCGGCACGCGCGACGCCGTCGAGGCGACGATGGACGTCACCCTCCTCACCATCACGCCGCGCCAGACCGTCGCCGAGCAGGACGCCGAGCACGGCAAGGACCTCTACCGGACCGACCCGGACCTGTGCTGCAAGCTGCGCAAGGTCCAGCCGCTCGCCGACGCGCTGTCGGGGTACGACGCGTGGGCCACCGGCCTGCGACGCGCCGAGACCCACAACCGGGTGATCGCCCCGGTGATCGGCTGGGACGCCAAGAAGAGCAAGGTGAAGGTCTCGCCGCTCGCGCGCTGGAGCGACGAGCAGATGGAGCGCTACATCGCCGAGAACGGCGTGCTGGTCAACCCGCTCGTCTACGACGGCTACCCCTCCATCGGCTGCGCGCCGTGCACCCGCAGGGTCGCCCCCGGCGAGGACCCGCGCAGCGGCCGCTGGGCCGGCACGAACAAGACCGAGTGCGGGATCCACACGTGA
- a CDS encoding glycine hydroxymethyltransferase encodes MSDDLSRLSSSAYSQALEVIASVEPRIAQATRQELADQRASLKLIASENYASPAVLMTMGTWFSDKYAEGTVGHRFYAGCQNVDTVESLAAEHARELFGAEYAYVQPHSGIDANLVAFWSILAHRVESPALERLGAKNVSELTEADWESLRKDLGNQRLLGMSLDAGGHLTHGFRPNISGKMFHQQQYGTDPTTGLLDYDAVAAKAREFKPLVLVAGYSAYPRRVDFAKMREIADEVGATLMVDMAHFAGLVAGKVFTGNEDPVPHAHVVTTTTHKSLRGPRGGMVLATEEYAPSVDRGCPMVLGGPLSHVMAAKAVALAEARQDSFRTYARQVADNAKSLAEGFLARGADLVTGGTDNHLVLLDVSSFGLTGRQAESALLDAGVVTNRNSVPQDPNGAWYTSGIRLGTPALTTRGFGHDEFDRVAELIVDVLGNTQPGTTKAGGPSKASYVLGDGVADRVKGASAEMLDKHPLYPGLELS; translated from the coding sequence ATGAGCGACGACCTCTCCCGCCTCTCCAGTAGCGCGTACTCGCAGGCCCTCGAGGTCATCGCCTCGGTCGAGCCGCGGATCGCGCAGGCCACCCGTCAGGAGCTCGCCGACCAGCGGGCCTCCCTGAAGCTGATCGCGAGCGAGAACTACGCCTCGCCGGCCGTGCTGATGACCATGGGCACCTGGTTCAGCGACAAGTACGCCGAGGGCACCGTCGGGCACCGCTTCTACGCCGGCTGCCAGAACGTCGACACGGTGGAGTCGCTCGCCGCCGAGCACGCCCGCGAGCTGTTCGGCGCCGAGTACGCCTACGTCCAGCCGCACTCCGGCATCGACGCCAACCTGGTCGCCTTCTGGTCGATCCTGGCCCACCGCGTCGAGTCGCCCGCCCTGGAGCGGCTGGGTGCCAAGAACGTCAGCGAGCTGACCGAGGCCGACTGGGAGTCGCTGCGCAAGGACCTGGGCAACCAGCGGCTGCTCGGCATGTCCCTCGACGCCGGCGGCCACCTGACCCACGGCTTCCGCCCCAACATCAGCGGCAAGATGTTCCACCAGCAGCAGTACGGCACCGACCCCACGACCGGGCTGCTCGACTACGACGCGGTCGCCGCGAAGGCCCGCGAGTTCAAGCCGCTCGTGCTGGTCGCCGGCTACTCGGCGTACCCCCGGCGCGTGGACTTCGCGAAGATGCGCGAGATCGCCGACGAGGTCGGCGCGACGCTCATGGTCGACATGGCGCACTTCGCCGGCCTGGTCGCGGGCAAGGTCTTCACCGGGAACGAGGACCCGGTGCCGCACGCGCACGTCGTCACCACGACCACCCACAAGTCGCTGCGTGGTCCGCGTGGCGGCATGGTGCTGGCGACCGAGGAGTACGCCCCGAGCGTCGACCGCGGCTGCCCGATGGTCCTCGGCGGCCCGCTCTCGCACGTGATGGCCGCCAAGGCCGTCGCGCTGGCCGAGGCGCGCCAGGACTCCTTCCGCACCTACGCCCGGCAGGTCGCCGACAACGCCAAGTCGCTCGCCGAGGGCTTCCTCGCGCGGGGCGCGGACCTGGTCACCGGCGGCACCGACAACCACCTCGTGCTGCTCGACGTGTCCTCCTTCGGCCTCACCGGCCGGCAGGCGGAGTCGGCCCTGCTCGACGCGGGCGTGGTGACCAACCGCAACTCGGTGCCGCAGGACCCGAACGGCGCCTGGTACACCTCCGGCATCCGCCTCGGCACGCCCGCGCTGACGACCCGCGGCTTCGGCCACGACGAGTTCGACCGCGTCGCCGAGCTGATCGTCGACGTGCTGGGGAACACCCAGCCGGGCACCACCAAGGCGGGCGGGCCGTCGAAGGCGTCGTACGTCCTGGGCGACGGGGTGGCCGACCGGGTCAAGGGTGCCTCGGCCGAGATGCTGGACAAGCACCCGCTCTACCCAGGCCTCGAGCTGTCCTGA
- a CDS encoding DUF559 domain-containing protein, producing the protein MLRAIALDVPGLTVEPQRLITSVTPWVRPDLVDLRLRIVLEADSFEWHGSRAALRRDARRYNLLVADGWIVLRFSWEDVMHDPTHVRTVLTAVTARRTEVACAACTAARR; encoded by the coding sequence GTGCTGCGCGCCATCGCGCTGGACGTGCCGGGGCTGACGGTCGAGCCGCAGCGCCTGATCACCTCGGTCACGCCGTGGGTGCGCCCCGACCTCGTCGACCTCCGGCTGCGCATCGTGCTGGAGGCCGACTCCTTCGAGTGGCACGGGAGCCGGGCCGCGCTGCGCCGCGACGCCCGCCGCTACAACCTGCTGGTCGCCGACGGGTGGATCGTGCTGCGGTTCTCCTGGGAGGACGTGATGCACGACCCCACCCACGTGCGGACCGTCCTCACTGCCGTGACCGCCCGACGTACCGAAGTCGCCTGCGCCGCCTGCACGGCCGCTCGACGGTGA
- a CDS encoding acyl-CoA dehydrogenase family protein, protein MRTEIRVTTNQAPPLVGHNVVTADRALSEAVLRHGSQEVLDDLVELGAQAGSAEAREHGQLANEHHPRLTPYDRFGNRIDEVVFHPSWHWLMERAVGHGLAAAPWEQQEAGAPHAHLRRAAGFMAWSHTEPGHGCPISMTYAAVPALRADDALAKEWAPLLASTTYDPGVRLASEKRGALAGMGMTEKQGGSDVRANTTSARPAGTDGTYTLHGHKWFTSAPMNDVFLVLAQTDGGVTCFVVPRVLPDGTRNQLDVVRLKDKLGNRSNASSELELDGTVAHRLGDEGRGVRTIIEMVAATRLDCVLGSAGLMRRAVSEASWHAAHRSAFGSVLAEKPLMQNVLADLAVETEAATVLAMRLATAVDRLHDPHEAALRRIALPLAKFWVCKRTPAMVGEALECLGGNGYVEESVMPLLYREAPLNSVWEGSGNVNALDVLRALGREPEVLDAWITEVGLARGGDARLDRAIDDVLAMLGSLMGDPSQLEVGARRLAGRMAAVLQGSLLVRSGSPEVADVFCASRLGGSYDGTYGALAGGDLRAIVERTTPVV, encoded by the coding sequence ATGCGCACCGAGATCCGGGTCACCACGAACCAGGCGCCGCCACTGGTGGGTCACAACGTCGTCACGGCCGACCGGGCACTGTCCGAGGCGGTCCTCCGCCACGGTTCGCAGGAGGTCCTCGACGACCTGGTCGAGCTGGGTGCGCAGGCCGGCTCGGCCGAGGCCCGCGAGCACGGGCAGCTCGCCAACGAGCACCACCCGCGGCTCACGCCGTACGACCGCTTCGGCAACCGGATCGACGAGGTCGTCTTCCACCCGTCCTGGCACTGGCTGATGGAGCGGGCCGTCGGTCATGGGCTCGCCGCGGCCCCCTGGGAGCAGCAGGAGGCCGGCGCGCCGCACGCCCACCTGCGGCGCGCGGCCGGCTTCATGGCGTGGTCGCACACCGAGCCCGGCCACGGCTGCCCGATCTCGATGACGTACGCCGCGGTGCCGGCGCTCCGCGCCGACGACGCGCTCGCCAAGGAGTGGGCCCCGCTGCTCGCCAGCACGACCTACGACCCGGGCGTCCGCCTCGCCTCGGAGAAGCGCGGCGCGCTCGCCGGCATGGGCATGACCGAGAAGCAGGGCGGCTCGGACGTGCGGGCGAACACCACCTCGGCCCGCCCGGCCGGCACCGACGGCACCTACACGCTGCACGGGCACAAGTGGTTCACCTCGGCGCCGATGAACGACGTCTTCCTCGTGCTCGCCCAGACCGACGGCGGGGTCACCTGCTTCGTCGTCCCCCGCGTCCTGCCCGACGGCACGCGCAACCAGCTCGACGTCGTACGGCTCAAGGACAAGCTCGGCAACCGGTCGAACGCCTCCTCCGAGCTCGAGCTCGACGGGACCGTCGCGCACCGCCTCGGCGACGAGGGCCGCGGTGTCCGGACGATCATCGAGATGGTTGCCGCGACCCGGCTCGACTGCGTGCTCGGGTCGGCGGGCCTGATGCGCCGCGCGGTGTCCGAGGCCTCCTGGCACGCCGCGCACCGCTCGGCGTTCGGCTCGGTGCTCGCCGAGAAGCCGCTCATGCAGAACGTCCTGGCCGACCTCGCGGTCGAGACCGAGGCCGCCACCGTCCTGGCAATGCGGCTCGCCACCGCGGTCGACCGGCTGCACGACCCGCACGAGGCGGCACTGCGCCGCATCGCCCTGCCGCTCGCGAAGTTCTGGGTCTGCAAGCGCACCCCGGCCATGGTCGGGGAGGCGCTGGAGTGCCTCGGCGGCAACGGCTACGTCGAGGAGTCGGTCATGCCGCTGCTCTACCGCGAGGCCCCGCTCAACTCCGTGTGGGAGGGCTCGGGCAACGTCAACGCCCTCGACGTGCTGCGGGCGCTCGGCCGCGAGCCGGAGGTCCTCGACGCCTGGATCACCGAGGTCGGCCTGGCCCGCGGCGGCGACGCCCGTCTCGACCGCGCGATCGACGACGTGCTGGCGATGCTCGGCTCGCTCATGGGCGACCCCTCCCAGCTCGAGGTCGGCGCCCGGCGGCTGGCCGGCCGGATGGCCGCGGTGCTCCAGGGCTCGCTGCTCGTCCGCTCCGGCTCCCCCGAGGTCGCGGACGTCTTCTGCGCCTCGCGCCTGGGCGGCTCCTACGACGGCACGTACGGCGCCCTCGCCGGCGGCGACCTCCGCGCGATCGTCGAGCGGACCACCCCGGTCGTCTGA
- a CDS encoding DUF3037 domain-containing protein, with product MTRLAYQYVVLRCVPRVDREEFLNVGVVVYCQAADYLDVAWQVDAGRLRALDPRIDVYQVRDALRFVEGVCAGDDRGGAAGAHPIGQRFGFLKAPKSTVIQPGPVHGGVTSDPAAQLAHLLGCLVG from the coding sequence ATGACGCGCCTCGCCTACCAGTACGTCGTGCTCCGCTGCGTCCCGCGCGTGGACCGCGAGGAGTTCCTCAACGTCGGCGTGGTGGTCTACTGCCAGGCTGCGGACTACCTCGACGTGGCGTGGCAGGTCGACGCCGGCCGGCTCCGTGCGCTGGACCCGCGCATCGACGTCTACCAGGTGCGCGACGCCCTGCGGTTCGTGGAGGGCGTCTGCGCCGGGGACGACCGCGGGGGAGCGGCGGGTGCCCACCCGATCGGCCAGCGCTTCGGGTTCCTGAAGGCGCCGAAGAGCACGGTGATCCAGCCCGGACCGGTCCACGGCGGGGTCACCAGCGATCCGGCCGCCCAGCTCGCACACCTGCTGGGCTGCCTGGTCGGCTGA
- a CDS encoding cation:dicarboxylase symporter family transporter, which produces MSATTDAAPSDRPDGSGGQAPPKSRTHYLYIAVIAAVVAGIAVGLVAPDFATELAFLGEAFVALIKMMIQPVIFVTIVIGVGSVASAARVGKVGGLALGYFLTMSTVALAIGLVVGNLLKPGEGLDLDEEVAAAGQEQAGEKESTTDFLLGMIPDSLFSALTSGEVLQTLLVALLVGFALQAMGRSGEPVLAVFGHLQKLVFRVLAMVMWAAPVGAFGAMAGVVGETGVDALKSLAVIMIGFYATCLIFVLLVLGTLLRVFAGVNILKLLKYLGREFLLIVSTSSSETALPRLIAKMEHAGIDKPTVGVVVPTGYSFNLDGTAIYLTMASLFIAEALGDPLSIGEQISLLLFMIIASKGAAGVSGAGLATLAGGLSSHRPELLDGVGLIVGIDRFMSEARALTNFAGNAVATVLVGHWTGGLDHERLDRVLAGDAPFDETTMLDDDEPVETGGNAPTDERVTTPAG; this is translated from the coding sequence ATGTCCGCCACCACCGACGCCGCTCCGAGCGACCGACCTGACGGGTCGGGTGGCCAGGCGCCCCCGAAGAGCCGCACGCACTACCTCTACATCGCGGTGATCGCGGCCGTGGTCGCGGGCATCGCCGTCGGGCTCGTGGCGCCGGACTTCGCCACTGAGCTGGCGTTCCTCGGCGAGGCGTTCGTCGCGCTGATCAAGATGATGATCCAGCCGGTCATCTTCGTGACGATCGTGATCGGCGTCGGCTCCGTGGCCAGCGCGGCCCGGGTCGGCAAGGTCGGCGGCCTCGCGCTGGGCTACTTCCTGACGATGTCGACGGTCGCGCTGGCGATCGGCCTGGTCGTCGGCAACCTGCTGAAGCCGGGCGAGGGCTTGGACCTGGACGAGGAGGTGGCGGCCGCCGGCCAGGAGCAGGCGGGGGAGAAGGAGTCGACCACCGACTTCCTCCTCGGGATGATCCCCGACTCGCTGTTCTCGGCGCTGACCTCGGGCGAGGTGCTGCAGACGCTGCTGGTCGCGTTGCTCGTCGGGTTCGCCCTCCAGGCGATGGGTCGTTCCGGCGAGCCGGTGCTCGCGGTCTTCGGCCACCTCCAGAAGCTCGTGTTCCGCGTGCTCGCGATGGTCATGTGGGCCGCGCCGGTCGGGGCGTTCGGCGCGATGGCGGGCGTCGTGGGGGAGACGGGCGTCGACGCGCTGAAGAGCCTGGCGGTGATCATGATCGGCTTCTACGCCACCTGCCTGATCTTCGTGCTGCTCGTGCTCGGCACCCTGCTGCGGGTGTTCGCCGGGGTGAACATCCTCAAGCTCCTGAAGTACCTCGGCCGGGAGTTCCTGCTGATCGTGTCGACGTCGTCCTCGGAGACCGCGCTGCCCCGCCTGATCGCGAAGATGGAGCACGCCGGCATCGACAAGCCCACGGTGGGCGTCGTCGTGCCCACCGGCTACTCCTTCAACCTCGACGGCACCGCGATCTACCTGACCATGGCGTCGCTCTTCATCGCCGAGGCGCTGGGCGACCCGCTCTCGATCGGCGAGCAGATCTCCCTCCTGCTGTTCATGATCATCGCCTCCAAGGGAGCCGCGGGCGTCTCCGGCGCCGGCCTCGCCACCCTCGCCGGTGGGCTCAGCTCCCACCGGCCCGAGCTCCTCGACGGGGTCGGCCTGATCGTCGGCATCGACCGGTTCATGTCGGAGGCGCGCGCGCTCACCAACTTCGCCGGCAACGCCGTCGCCACCGTGCTGGTCGGCCACTGGACCGGCGGCCTCGACCACGAGCGGCTCGACCGCGTCCTGGCCGGCGACGCCCCCTTCGACGAGACCACGATGCTCGACGACGACGAGCCGGTGGAGACCGGCGGCAACGCCCCGACCGACGAGCGGGTGACCACGCCTGCGGGCTGA